The following coding sequences lie in one Epinephelus moara isolate mb chromosome 17, YSFRI_EMoa_1.0, whole genome shotgun sequence genomic window:
- the sb:cb1081 gene encoding sterile alpha motif domain-containing protein 9-like isoform X4, which yields MAKRPALSTAKGGQIYMGSEIGDSFSLLDVVYANQFEGEIIDPTVADQTEENFYRGAPPEWLNFHISDQAVSDGTGTPFIRRDGYDTLVEQIRKRRRYPGTPTIKLFHQPGCGGTTLAMQVLWDLRKTFRSAVLTGSTSNITKVAKEVVHLFTAGSRGHQNTVLLLLKDQFILEDLQDRIMEEIAEQEIDTDMPVVILLNSVRASDHVILKKEHSFIVKQKAKRKERKFVILKKELSETEKQKFSEKKEKLSKKYGDKCNQFHGFNIMQTNFSQAYIHEACSVIRNIKKANIPKKTQLAAFLSLLNAYVPGSYLLESQCLDFFKHDDYIHGDFSLEDTMEPFSHLIITFQPDGSEKRVCMAHPMIAQCCTELMAEAGVTRSDTARNLLKCLCGDDVPPFLVGFVKDMLTKREIKKDEKNDNVERHHRGPKRREDDQELFSRLILDIEEMEDKKQSASVLKVASNTFVQNALFPQALARFYYKELQDYNKAEMWAKTAKDRDPKKSFIADTLGQVHKNHLKNIECNATPREILQLATKAIEAFEDEERLAENEHVTDIKEDGKTRVLRPFNTRGQFGYLQVCNLVYDLLVSHNEIWKEVLTKNVSLGSVLEALGDNKLFRFYDLINSLRDEVERKFEFFDTFLTYSESVMKKKDASYASKETSECYRKYVGDSAAKHKEKSDQTIQKLKQKLAVTSAGVLSCLDRRCTVSEVKQIATWWEEICLSKDSTGNALANYILANIMLINKNESPSNSDYQNAFRQTMPLSSRDAPEFHMLALLICWPTDDEDKVVSNLKQLITHVQHSYEREYETLFRSRHLRPLFFIGKGKGLRRYIHRRVLEIYWTKDALKDSNPNWKNENIFKDPTVQEHLLNVEGVVRNYRLYATFRNTEIEVDVNQRDSLWKSGKVSFYLGITIGGPVAFRIQRRTTTEGPSGDLKLGACGGATDPSDWTKLEPEVKRVDEVQTYSLQSDAGRFECSVSALRWVCKEKVSFKYQFCSWEEHMRRPSCMDHMPAGPLLDITITAGKLEEVHLPHWVCVDENSTMSDMFVVLHVDTCGDVLEQVSEVTSSHVKLLRTTFTPIGVMIWKKLGIPFHFDTLIYKTKKEFLTLDIYLVPPDPSLQQEVEKKQNSCGSITILKPGPDKSMQLGNNFSLKTDMGDAKIQPSTRELRYDNRNVFEVFVKNADSDFTLRLESEKETFWTCTIHKGDYQSQSTDHKQGQHFVDRHRRALIERVCDTEAILDKLMERGVISDEKYDAVRTLKTTQRQMRDIHKFVTAAGTKGKDALYEILKGMRSMRPLIIELEESG from the exons ATGGCCAAGAGACCAGCCCTGTCTACTGCAAAAGGTGGACAAATTTACATGGGAAGTGAAATCGGAGattcattttcacttttggATGTTGTCTATGCAAATCAGTTTGAAGGAGAGATCATAGATCCAACAGTTGCTGATCAGACCGAGGAGAACTTTTACAGAGGGGCCCCTCCTGAATGGTTAAACTTTCACATTAGTGACCAGGCAGTGTCAGATGGCACGGGAACTCCTTTCATCAGACGAGATGGATACGATACACTCGTAGAACAAATTCGCAAAAGGAGAAGATACCCTGGAACACCCACAATTAAATTGTTCCACCAGCCAGGATGTGGGGGGACGACACTGGCGATGCAGGTGTTGTGGGACTTGAGGAAAACCTTCAGAAGTGCTGTTTTAACAGGCTCAACCTCAAACATCACAAAAGTTGCGAAAGAAGTGGTCCACCTTTTCACAGCAGGCAGCCGAGGCCACCAGaacactgtgctgctgttacTGAAAGATCAGTTCATTTTGGAAGATCTGCAAGACAGAATTATGGAAGAGATTGCTGAACAGGAGATAGACACTGATATGCCTGTGGTGATTTTACTCAACTCTGTGAGAGCAAGTGACCATGTAATCCTCAAAAAGGAACATTCTTTCAtagttaaacaaaaagctaagaggaaggagagaaaattTGTCATCCTCAAAAAagaactgtcagaaacagagaaacaaaaattcAGTGAGAAAAAAGAGAAGCTCAGCAAAAAGTATGGCGATAAATGCAATCAATTCCATGGCTTCAACATAATGCAAACCAATTTTTCTCAGGCTTACATCCATGAAGCATGCTCTGTAATCAGAAACatcaaaaaagcaaacataccAAAGAAGACCCAGCTTGCTGCCTTTCTATCCCTGCTGAATGCCTATGTACCAGGCTCATATCTCCTGGAGTCTCAGTGCCTGGATTTTTTCAAACATGACGACTACATCCATGGAGACTTTTCACTGGAGGATACAATGGAGCCCTTTAGCCATCTCATCATCACCTTCCAACCAGATGGATCTGAAAAGAGGGTCTGCATGGCTCACCCTATGATAGCACAGTGCTGTACTGAATTGATGGCTGAGGCAGGTGTGACCAGAAGTGACACAGCAAGAAACCTCTTGAAGTGTTTGTGCGGAGATGATGTTCCTCCATTTTTGGTTGGTTTTGTCAAAGACATGCTCACCAAAAGGGAAattaaaaaagatgaaaaaaatgacaatgtaGAAAGGCATCACAGAGGACcaaagagaagagaagatgaCCAAGAGCTGTTTTCCAGACTGATTCTAGATATAGAGGAGATGGAAGACAAAAAACAGAGTGCATCAGTTTTAAAAGTTGCATCAAATACATTCGTTCAAAATGCCTTGTTTCCACAAGCCCTCGCTCGCTTTTATTACAAAGAACTACAAGATTACAACAAGGCTGAAATGTGGGCAAAAACAGCAAAGGATAGAGATCCCAAAAAATCATTCATTGCGGATACACTGGGCCAAGTCCATAAGAACCATCTGAAGAACATAGAGTGTAATGCCACACCAAGAGAGATTTTGCAGCTGGCCACAAAGGCCATTGAAGCTTTCGAAGATGAAGAAAGACTTGCTGAAAACGAACATGTGACAGACATCAAAGAAGATGGCAAGACCAGAGTCTTGCGTCCTTTTAACACCAGGGGGCAGTTTGGTTATCTACAGGTTTGCAACCTTGTGTATGACCTACTTGTCAGCCACAACGAAATTTGGAAAGAAGTTCTCACAAAGAATGTGTCCTTGGGCTCTGTCCTTGAAGCACTGGGAGACAACAAACTCTTCAGATTTTACGATCTAATAAACAGCCTCAGAGATGAAGTTGAGagaaaatttgaattttttgatacatttttaacTTACTCAGAGTCTGTCATGAAGAAAAAAGATGCATCATATGCTTCTAAGGAGACCTCAGAATGCTACAGAAAGTATGTCGGAGACTCAGCAgccaaacacaaagagaaatctGATCAAACCATACAGAAGCTTAAACAAAAACTGGCTGTTACTTCTGCTGGAGTACTCTCGTGTCTTGACAGAAGATGCACTGTATCAGAGGTTAAACAGATTGCTACATGGTGGGAAGAAATCTGTCTAAGCAAAGATTCCACTGGAAATGCTTTAGCCAACTACATTCTCGCCAACATTATGCTGATAAATAAGAATGAGTCACCATCCAATTCTGACTATCAAAATGCGTTTAGACAGACAATGCCACTGAGCTCAAGAGATGCACCTGAGTTTCACATGTTAGCCCTGCTCATATGTTGGCCTACAGATGACGAAGACAAAGTTGTCTCTAACCTCAAACAATTAATTACACATGTTCAGCACTCCTATGAACGTGAATATGAGACACTCTTTCGATCAAGGCACCTTCGCCCTCTGTTTTTTATTGGAAAAGGTAAAGGTCTGAGAAGATACATTCACAGGAGGGTCCTCGAGATCTACTGGACAAAGGATGCCCTAAAAGACTCAAACCCTAACTGGAAGAATGAGAATATTTTTAAAGATCCCACAGTCCAAGAACACCTTCTCAATGTTGAAGGAGTGGTGCGAAACTACAGACTGTATGCAACTTTCAGAAACACAGAGATTGAGGTGGATGTCAATCAAAGAGACAGCCTATGGAAATCTGGTAAAGTTTCATTTTACCTTGGCATCACCATCGGCGGTCCTGTAGCCTTTAGAATACAGCGAAGAACTACCACAGAGG GACCTTCAGGAGACTTGAAGCTAGGAGCTTGTGGTGGTGCTACG GACCCCAGTGACTGGACAAAACTTGAACCAGAAGTCAAGAGAGTAGATGAGGTTCAAACCTACAG CCTCCAGTCTGACGCAGGTCGTTTTGAATGCAGCGTGTCTGCCCTGCGCTGGGTTTGTAAGGAAAAGGTCAGCTTCAAATACCAGTTCTGCTCGTGGGAGGAACACATGAGGAGGCCTTCATGCATGGATCACATGCCAGCAGGACCCCTACTGGACATCACAATCACAGCTGGGAAGTTGGAGGAGGTGCATCTGCCACACTGGGTCTGTGTAG ATGAAAACTCTACAATGTCAGACATGTTTGTAGTTCTGCATGTGGATACCTGTGGAGATGTTTTGGAGCAAGTGTCTGAAGTGACATCGTCCCACGTCAAGTTACTCCGGACAACTTTCACTCCAATCGGTGTAATGATCTGGAAGAAACTGGGCATTCCATTTCACTTTGACACGTTGATatacaagacaaaaaaagaattcCTCACATTGGACATTTACCTGGTGCCACCTGATCCATCCCTACAACAG gaagtggaaaaaaagcaaaactctTGTGGATCCATAACAATCCTTAAACCAGGCCCAGACAAGTCCATGCAGCTCGGAAATAATTTCTCCCTCAAAACAGACATGGGGGATGCAAAGATTCAACCCAGC ACACGAGAGCTCAGATATGacaacagaaatgtatttgagGTGTTTGTCAAAAATGCAGACAGCGACTTCACCCTCAGGCTTGaaagtgagaaagaaacttTCTGGACCTGTACCATCCATAAAG GAGACTACCAAAGTCAGAGCACTGATCACAAAcaag GCCAGCATTTTGTGGATCGCCATCGGAGAGCTCTGATTGAGAGAGTGTGCGATACAGAAGCCATCCTGGACAAGCTTATGGAAAGGGGGGTGATCTCAGATGAGAAGTATGATGCTGTGAGAACTTTAAAAACCACACAACGCCAGATGAGGGACATTCACAAGTTTGTGACTGCAGCTGGCACCAAAGGCAAAGACGCTCTCTATGAAATCCTGAAAGGGATGAGAAGTATGAGGCCTCTCATAATTGAGCTTGAAGAATCTGGATAa